The Suncus etruscus isolate mSunEtr1 chromosome 14, mSunEtr1.pri.cur, whole genome shotgun sequence genome contains a region encoding:
- the SCN1B gene encoding sodium channel subunit beta-1 — protein sequence MGALLAWVVGAALVSAAWGGCVEVDSETEAVYGMTFKILCISCKRRSETTAETFTEWTFRQKGTEEFVKILRYENEVLQLEEDERFEGRVVWNGSRGTKDLQDLSIFITNVTYNHSGDYECHVYRLLFFENYEHNTSVVKKIHLEVVDKANRDMASIVSEIMMYVLIVVLTIWLVAEMVYCYKKIAAATEAAAQENASEYLAITSESKENCTGIQVAE from the exons ATGGGCGCGCTGCTGGCCTGGGTGGTCGGCGCGGCActgg TGTCAGCAGCCTGGGGAGGCTGTGTGGAGGTGGACTCGGAGACCGAGGCCGTGTACGGGATGACCTTCAAAATCCTCTGCATCTCCTGCAAACGGCGCAGCGAGACCACCGCCGAGACCTTCACGGAGTGGACCTTCCGTCAGAAGGGCACCGAGGAGTTCGTCAAG ATCCTGCGTTATGAGAACGAGGTGCTGCAGCTGGAGGAGGACGAGCGCTTCGAGGGCCGCGTGGTGTGGAATGGCAGCCGGGGCACCAAGGACCTGCAGGACCTGTCCATCTTTATCACCAACGTCACCTACAATCACTCAGGCGACTACGAGTGCCATGTGTACCGCCTGCTCTTCTTCGAGAACTATGAGCACAATACCAGCGTCGTCAAGAAGATCCACCTGGAGGTGGTGGACAAAG CCAACAGAGACATGGCGTCCATTGTGTCTGAGATCATGATGTACGTGCTCATCGTCGTATTGACCATATGGCTGGTGGCGGAGATGGTTTACTGCTACAAGAAAATTGCCGCTGCCACCGAGGCTGCCGCGCAGGAGAATGC CTCCGAGTACCTGGCCATCACCTCGGAAAGCAAAGAGAACTGTACGGGCATCCAGGTGGCCGAATAG
- the HPN gene encoding serine protease hepsin: protein MAEKEGGQNTPCCSGPKLAAFAVGTLMLLTGIGAAAWAIVTVLLKTDQELLYPVQLNPVDGRLTVFDSTEGTWRLLCSSRSNNRVAGLSCEEMGFLRALDHSELDVRTAGANSTSGFFCVDEGQLPHAQRLLEVISVCDCPRGRFLAAVCQDCGRRKLPVDRIVGGRDTSLGRWPWQVSLRYDGSHMCGGSLLSGDWVLTAAHCFPERNRVLSRWRVFAGAVAQASPQGLQLGVQAVIYHGGYLPFRDPNSEENSNDIALVHLSRTLPLTEYIQPVCLPAAGQALVDGKVCTVTGWGNTQYYGQQAGVLQEARVPIISNDVCNSPDFYGNQIKPKMFCAGYAEGGIDACQGDSGGPFVCEDSISRAPRWRLCGIVSWGTGCALAQKPGVYTKVSDFREWIFQAIKTHSEASGIVTQL, encoded by the exons ATGGCGGAGAAGGAGG GTGGCCAGAACACCCCTTGCTGCTCCGGACCCAAGCTGGCAGCCTTTGCTGTGGGGACCCTGatgctcctgacaggcattgGGGCCGCGGCGTGGGCCATTG TGACCGTGCTCCTCAAGACGGACCAGGAGCTGCTCTACCCAG TGCAGCTCAACCCCGTAGATGGCCGGCTCACAGTGTTTGACAGCACTGAGGGGACCTGGAGGCTTCTGTGCTCTTCGCGCTCCAACAACAGAGTGGCGGGACTCAGCTGCGAGGAGATGGGCTTCCTCAG GGCGCTGGACCATTCGGAGCTGGACGTGCGGACTGCGGGTGCCAATAGCACGTCGGGCTTCTTCTGCGTGGACGAGGGCCAGCTGCCCCACGCCCAGAGACTGCTCGAGGTCATCTCCGTGTG TGACTGCCCCAGGGGACGCTTCCTGGCTGCCGTGTGCCAAG ACTGCGGACGTCGGAAGCTGCCGGTGGACCGGATCGTGGGGGGCCGGGACACCAGTCTAGGCCGCTGGCCCTGGCAAGTCAGTCTCCGCTACGATGGCTCCCACATGTGCGGGGGCTCCCTGCTCTCGGGGGACTGGGTGCTGACGGCGGCCCACTGCTTCCCTGA GAGAAACCGGGTGCTGTCCCGCTGGCGAGTGTTTGCGGGTGCCGTGGCCCAGGCGTCACCTCAGGGCTTGCAGCTGGGGGTGCAGGCTGTCATCTATCACGGGGGCTACCTTCCCTTCCGGGACCCCAACAGTGAGGAGAACAGCAATGACATCGCCCTGGTGCACCTTTCCAGGACTCTGCCCCTCACAG AATACATCCAACCCGTGTGCCTTCCCGCTGCCGGCCAGGCCTTGGTGGACGGCAAGGTCTGTACTGTGACAGGCTGGGGGAACACACAGTACTATG GCCAACAGGCTGGGGTGCTCCAGGAGGCACGTGTCCCCATCATTAGCAACGATGTCTGCAACAGCCCCGACTTCTACGGGAATCAAATTAAGCCCAAGATGTTCTGTGCTGGCTACGCAGAGGGTGGCATCGACGCCTGCCAG GGTGACAGCGGGGGCCCCTTTGTGTGTGAGGACAGCATCTCTCGGGCACCACGCTGGCGGCTTTGTGGCATCGTGAGCTGGGGCACAGGCTGTGCCCTGGCCCAGAAACCGGGTGTCTACACCAAAGTCAGTGACTTCCGGGAGTGGATCTTCCAGGCCATAAAG ACTCACTCCGAAGCCAGTGGCATCGTAACACAGCTCTGA